A window of Dromiciops gliroides isolate mDroGli1 chromosome X, mDroGli1.pri, whole genome shotgun sequence contains these coding sequences:
- the CXXC1 gene encoding CXXC-type zinc finger protein 1 isoform X1 — MVRTRGGAGLGQSRGAARGRRLSGSGTSPGAFLQDEESEFSDPEPGTAGGEESKSENGENAPIYCVCRKPDINCFMIGCDNCNEWFHGDCIKITEKMAKAIREWYCLQCREKDPKLEIRYRHKKPCRERDGEQEAEPRDDAATPRRKVASEILVEPVGSGLMTIPKGFTSPPKAPPPPAPGPVREVPNQQIKRSARMCGECEACRRTEDCGHCDFCRDMKKFGGPNKIRQKCRLRQCQLRARESYKYFPSSVSLASAVQKLLRAREDHFQMLKEPPEAVATPEALSDEDLPLDPELYQDFCAGAFDDHTLPWLSDTEDAPFLDPVLRKRAVKVKHVKRREKKSEKKKEEKYKRHRQKQRHKDKWKHTERTDAKDPASLPQCLGPSCVQPAQPGSKYCSDDCGMKLAANRIYEILPQRIQQWQQSPCIAEEHGKKLLERIRREQQGARMRLQDMERRFHELEAVILRAKQQVVREDEESNEGDSEDTDLQIFCVSCGHPINPKVALRHMERCYAKYESQTSFGSMYPTRIEGATRLFCDVYNPQSKTYCKRLQVLCPEHSRDPKVPADEVCGCPLVRDVFELTGDFCRLPKRQCNRHYCWEKLRRAEVDLERVRVWYKLDELFEQERNVRMAMTNRAGLLALMLHQTIQHDPLTTDLRTNADR; from the exons ATGGTGAGAACGAGGGGCGGAGCCGGCCTGGGGCAATCCCGGGGGGCGGCCCGGGGGAGGAGGCTGAGCGGGTCCGGGACGAGCCCGGGGGCCTTCCTACAGGACGAG GAGAGTGAATTTTCTGATCCAGAGCCTGGGACTGCTGGGGGAGAAGAGTCCAAGTCCGAGAATGGAGAGAATGCTCCCATTTACTGTGTTTGCCGAAAGCCAGATATCAATTGCTTCATGAT CGGCTGTGACAATTGCAACGAGTGGTTTCACGGTGACTGCATCAAGATCACGGAGAAGATGGCAAAGGCCATCCGAGAGTGGTACTGCCTACAGTGCCGGG AAAAGGACCCAAAGCTGGAGATCCGATACCGCCACAAAAAACCATGCCGTGAGCGTGATGGGGAACAGGAGGCAGAGCCCAGGGATGATGCAGCTACCCCCCGTAGGAAGGTTGCCTCTGAAATCCTTGTAGAGCCTGTGGGAAGTGGGCTCATGACCATCCCCAAGGGCTTTACCTCTCCCCCCAAGGCCCCACCACCTCCAGCACCTGGACCTGTACGAGAGGTACCCAACCAG CAGATCAAACGGTCGGCCCGGATGTGTGGGGAATGTGAAGCCTGCCGACGGACTGAGGATTGTGGCCACTGTGATTTCTGCCGTGACATGAAGAAATTTGGGGGCCCCAACAAAATCCGACAAAAGTGCCGGCTGCGTCAATGCCAGCTCCGAGCCCGG gaATCCTATAAGTATTTCCCTTCTTCGGTGAGTCTGGCCTCAGCTGTG CAGAAACTTCTTCGGGCCCGGGAAGACCATTTCCAGATGCTAAAGGAGCCACCGGAGGCTGTGGCCACACCTGAGGCGCTCTCTGATGAGGACCTACCTCTGGACCCTGAGCTCTATCAGGACTTCTGTGCTGGCGCCTTTGATGACCATACCTTG CCATGGTTGAGTGACACCGAGGATGCACCTTTCCTGGACCCAGTCCTTCGGAAACGTGCAGTGAAAGTAAAACATGTCAAGCGACGGGAGAAGAAGTCAGAGAAGAAG AAGGAGGAGAAGTATAAGCGTCACCGGCAGAAGCAGAGGCACAAAGATAAGTGGAAACACACGGAGCGTACAGATGCCAAGGACCCAGCCTCCTTGCCCCAGTGCCTGGGCCCCAGCTGTGTCCAGCCTGCCCAGCCAGGCTCCAAGTACTGCTCTGATGATTGTGGCATGAAGCTGGCTGCCAA TCGCATCTATGAGATCCTACCCCAGCGAATTCAGCAGTGGCAGCAAAGCCCATGTATCGCAGAAGAACATGGGAAGAAGCTTCTGGAGCGGATCCGGAGGGAGCAGCAGGGGGCTCGGATGCGTCTGCAGGACATGGAACGGCGCTTTCATGAGCTGGAAGCTGTCATCCTCAGGGCCAAGCAGCAGGTGGTGCGGGAGGATGAGGAG AGTAACGAGGGAGACAGCGAGGACACGGACTTGCAGATCTTCTGTGTCTCCTGTGGCCACCCTATCAACCCCAAGGTGGCATTGAGGCACATGGAGCGTTGCTATGCCAAG TATGAGAGCCAGACATCCTTTGGGTCGATGTATCCCACCAGGattgaggg GGCCACTCGACTCTTCTGTGATGTCTACAACCCACAGAGCAAAACATATTGCAAGCGCCTGCAGGTCCTATGCCCTGAGCACTCCAGGGACCCCAAG gtgcCAGCGGATGAAGTGTGTGGCTGCCCCCTGGTCCGGGATGTATTCGAGCTGACGGGAGACTTCTGCCGCCTGCCCAAACGCCAATGCAATCGTCACTACTGCTGGGAGAAGCTCCGCAGGGCTGAGGTGGATCTGGAGCGTGTTCGAGTG TGGTACAAACTGGACGAGCTGTTTGAGCAGGAGCGAAATGTCCGCATGGCCATGACCAACCGGGCTGGCCTGTTGGCCCTAATGCTGCACCAGACCATACAGCACGACCCCCTCACCACAGACCTGCGCACCAACGCTGACCGCTGA
- the CXXC1 gene encoding CXXC-type zinc finger protein 1 isoform X8 yields MIGCDNCNEWFHGDCIKITEKMAKAIREWYCLQCREKDPKLEIRYRHKKPCRERDGEQEAEPRDDAATPRRKVASEILVEPVGSGLMTIPKGFTSPPKAPPPPAPGPVREVPNQQIKRSARMCGECEACRRTEDCGHCDFCRDMKKFGGPNKIRQKCRLRQCQLRARESYKYFPSSVSLASAVQKLLRAREDHFQMLKEPPEAVATPEALSDEDLPLDPELYQDFCAGAFDDHTLPWLSDTEDAPFLDPVLRKRAVKVKHVKRREKKSEKKKEEKYKRHRQKQRHKDKWKHTERTDAKDPASLPQCLGPSCVQPAQPGSKYCSDDCGMKLAANRIYEILPQRIQQWQQSPCIAEEHGKKLLERIRREQQGARMRLQDMERRFHELEAVILRAKQQVVREDEESNEGDSEDTDLQIFCVSCGHPINPKVALRHMERCYAKYESQTSFGSMYPTRIEGATRLFCDVYNPQSKTYCKRLQVLCPEHSRDPKVPADEVCGCPLVRDVFELTGDFCRLPKRQCNRHYCWEKLRRAEVDLERVRVWYKLDELFEQERNVRMAMTNRAGLLALMLHQTIQHDPLTTDLRTNADR; encoded by the exons ATGAT CGGCTGTGACAATTGCAACGAGTGGTTTCACGGTGACTGCATCAAGATCACGGAGAAGATGGCAAAGGCCATCCGAGAGTGGTACTGCCTACAGTGCCGGG AAAAGGACCCAAAGCTGGAGATCCGATACCGCCACAAAAAACCATGCCGTGAGCGTGATGGGGAACAGGAGGCAGAGCCCAGGGATGATGCAGCTACCCCCCGTAGGAAGGTTGCCTCTGAAATCCTTGTAGAGCCTGTGGGAAGTGGGCTCATGACCATCCCCAAGGGCTTTACCTCTCCCCCCAAGGCCCCACCACCTCCAGCACCTGGACCTGTACGAGAGGTACCCAACCAG CAGATCAAACGGTCGGCCCGGATGTGTGGGGAATGTGAAGCCTGCCGACGGACTGAGGATTGTGGCCACTGTGATTTCTGCCGTGACATGAAGAAATTTGGGGGCCCCAACAAAATCCGACAAAAGTGCCGGCTGCGTCAATGCCAGCTCCGAGCCCGG gaATCCTATAAGTATTTCCCTTCTTCGGTGAGTCTGGCCTCAGCTGTG CAGAAACTTCTTCGGGCCCGGGAAGACCATTTCCAGATGCTAAAGGAGCCACCGGAGGCTGTGGCCACACCTGAGGCGCTCTCTGATGAGGACCTACCTCTGGACCCTGAGCTCTATCAGGACTTCTGTGCTGGCGCCTTTGATGACCATACCTTG CCATGGTTGAGTGACACCGAGGATGCACCTTTCCTGGACCCAGTCCTTCGGAAACGTGCAGTGAAAGTAAAACATGTCAAGCGACGGGAGAAGAAGTCAGAGAAGAAG AAGGAGGAGAAGTATAAGCGTCACCGGCAGAAGCAGAGGCACAAAGATAAGTGGAAACACACGGAGCGTACAGATGCCAAGGACCCAGCCTCCTTGCCCCAGTGCCTGGGCCCCAGCTGTGTCCAGCCTGCCCAGCCAGGCTCCAAGTACTGCTCTGATGATTGTGGCATGAAGCTGGCTGCCAA TCGCATCTATGAGATCCTACCCCAGCGAATTCAGCAGTGGCAGCAAAGCCCATGTATCGCAGAAGAACATGGGAAGAAGCTTCTGGAGCGGATCCGGAGGGAGCAGCAGGGGGCTCGGATGCGTCTGCAGGACATGGAACGGCGCTTTCATGAGCTGGAAGCTGTCATCCTCAGGGCCAAGCAGCAGGTGGTGCGGGAGGATGAGGAG AGTAACGAGGGAGACAGCGAGGACACGGACTTGCAGATCTTCTGTGTCTCCTGTGGCCACCCTATCAACCCCAAGGTGGCATTGAGGCACATGGAGCGTTGCTATGCCAAG TATGAGAGCCAGACATCCTTTGGGTCGATGTATCCCACCAGGattgaggg GGCCACTCGACTCTTCTGTGATGTCTACAACCCACAGAGCAAAACATATTGCAAGCGCCTGCAGGTCCTATGCCCTGAGCACTCCAGGGACCCCAAG gtgcCAGCGGATGAAGTGTGTGGCTGCCCCCTGGTCCGGGATGTATTCGAGCTGACGGGAGACTTCTGCCGCCTGCCCAAACGCCAATGCAATCGTCACTACTGCTGGGAGAAGCTCCGCAGGGCTGAGGTGGATCTGGAGCGTGTTCGAGTG TGGTACAAACTGGACGAGCTGTTTGAGCAGGAGCGAAATGTCCGCATGGCCATGACCAACCGGGCTGGCCTGTTGGCCCTAATGCTGCACCAGACCATACAGCACGACCCCCTCACCACAGACCTGCGCACCAACGCTGACCGCTGA
- the CXXC1 gene encoding CXXC-type zinc finger protein 1 isoform X7, producing MESEFSDPEPGTAGGEESKSENGENAPIYCVCRKPDINCFMIGCDNCNEWFHGDCIKITEKMAKAIREWYCLQCREKDPKLEIRYRHKKPCRERDGEQEAEPRDDAATPRRKVASEILVEPVGSGLMTIPKGFTSPPKAPPPPAPGPVREVPNQQIKRSARMCGECEACRRTEDCGHCDFCRDMKKFGGPNKIRQKCRLRQCQLRARESYKYFPSSVSLASAVQKLLRAREDHFQMLKEPPEAVATPEALSDEDLPLDPELYQDFCAGAFDDHTLPWLSDTEDAPFLDPVLRKRAVKVKHVKRREKKSEKKKEEKYKRHRQKQRHKDKWKHTERTDAKDPASLPQCLGPSCVQPAQPGSKYCSDDCGMKLAANRIYEILPQRIQQWQQSPCIAEEHGKKLLERIRREQQGARMRLQDMERRFHELEAVILRAKQQVVREDEESNEGDSEDTDLQIFCVSCGHPINPKVALRHMERCYAKYESQTSFGSMYPTRIEGATRLFCDVYNPQSKTYCKRLQVLCPEHSRDPKVPADEVCGCPLVRDVFELTGDFCRLPKRQCNRHYCWEKLRRAEVDLERVRVWYKLDELFEQERNVRMAMTNRAGLLALMLHQTIQHDPLTTDLRTNADR from the exons ATG GAGAGTGAATTTTCTGATCCAGAGCCTGGGACTGCTGGGGGAGAAGAGTCCAAGTCCGAGAATGGAGAGAATGCTCCCATTTACTGTGTTTGCCGAAAGCCAGATATCAATTGCTTCATGAT CGGCTGTGACAATTGCAACGAGTGGTTTCACGGTGACTGCATCAAGATCACGGAGAAGATGGCAAAGGCCATCCGAGAGTGGTACTGCCTACAGTGCCGGG AAAAGGACCCAAAGCTGGAGATCCGATACCGCCACAAAAAACCATGCCGTGAGCGTGATGGGGAACAGGAGGCAGAGCCCAGGGATGATGCAGCTACCCCCCGTAGGAAGGTTGCCTCTGAAATCCTTGTAGAGCCTGTGGGAAGTGGGCTCATGACCATCCCCAAGGGCTTTACCTCTCCCCCCAAGGCCCCACCACCTCCAGCACCTGGACCTGTACGAGAGGTACCCAACCAG CAGATCAAACGGTCGGCCCGGATGTGTGGGGAATGTGAAGCCTGCCGACGGACTGAGGATTGTGGCCACTGTGATTTCTGCCGTGACATGAAGAAATTTGGGGGCCCCAACAAAATCCGACAAAAGTGCCGGCTGCGTCAATGCCAGCTCCGAGCCCGG gaATCCTATAAGTATTTCCCTTCTTCGGTGAGTCTGGCCTCAGCTGTG CAGAAACTTCTTCGGGCCCGGGAAGACCATTTCCAGATGCTAAAGGAGCCACCGGAGGCTGTGGCCACACCTGAGGCGCTCTCTGATGAGGACCTACCTCTGGACCCTGAGCTCTATCAGGACTTCTGTGCTGGCGCCTTTGATGACCATACCTTG CCATGGTTGAGTGACACCGAGGATGCACCTTTCCTGGACCCAGTCCTTCGGAAACGTGCAGTGAAAGTAAAACATGTCAAGCGACGGGAGAAGAAGTCAGAGAAGAAG AAGGAGGAGAAGTATAAGCGTCACCGGCAGAAGCAGAGGCACAAAGATAAGTGGAAACACACGGAGCGTACAGATGCCAAGGACCCAGCCTCCTTGCCCCAGTGCCTGGGCCCCAGCTGTGTCCAGCCTGCCCAGCCAGGCTCCAAGTACTGCTCTGATGATTGTGGCATGAAGCTGGCTGCCAA TCGCATCTATGAGATCCTACCCCAGCGAATTCAGCAGTGGCAGCAAAGCCCATGTATCGCAGAAGAACATGGGAAGAAGCTTCTGGAGCGGATCCGGAGGGAGCAGCAGGGGGCTCGGATGCGTCTGCAGGACATGGAACGGCGCTTTCATGAGCTGGAAGCTGTCATCCTCAGGGCCAAGCAGCAGGTGGTGCGGGAGGATGAGGAG AGTAACGAGGGAGACAGCGAGGACACGGACTTGCAGATCTTCTGTGTCTCCTGTGGCCACCCTATCAACCCCAAGGTGGCATTGAGGCACATGGAGCGTTGCTATGCCAAG TATGAGAGCCAGACATCCTTTGGGTCGATGTATCCCACCAGGattgaggg GGCCACTCGACTCTTCTGTGATGTCTACAACCCACAGAGCAAAACATATTGCAAGCGCCTGCAGGTCCTATGCCCTGAGCACTCCAGGGACCCCAAG gtgcCAGCGGATGAAGTGTGTGGCTGCCCCCTGGTCCGGGATGTATTCGAGCTGACGGGAGACTTCTGCCGCCTGCCCAAACGCCAATGCAATCGTCACTACTGCTGGGAGAAGCTCCGCAGGGCTGAGGTGGATCTGGAGCGTGTTCGAGTG TGGTACAAACTGGACGAGCTGTTTGAGCAGGAGCGAAATGTCCGCATGGCCATGACCAACCGGGCTGGCCTGTTGGCCCTAATGCTGCACCAGACCATACAGCACGACCCCCTCACCACAGACCTGCGCACCAACGCTGACCGCTGA